GCAGCATCACGGAGCCGGGGATGGGGTATCGGTTCGAGAAGTGAGACGGGGGTCGCCCGGGGCCGGGCAGGGCGCCCGGGCGCGGTGCCGCGGGTACGTCGGTGTCGGCGCACCCCGGTACGCTTTTCGGTATGAGCGCTGTTCCTCGTTCCGAAAAGCCGGTGGGCCGTTTCCGGCGCATGCTCGACCGGCTTTCCTCGTCACAGGAGGACCTGGAGTCGGAGGAGCTGCGCGAGGACGCCGAGACCGCGGGCTGTACGCGCATCGGCGACTGTCACGACCGCCAGATCGTGACGGTTACTGGTACCTTGCGCACGGTCACGCTGCGCCCGCGGGCCGGGGTCCCGGCCTTGGAGGCCGAGCTGTTCGACGGTTCGGCCGCCCTGGACGTGGTGTGGCTCGGCAGGCGCTCCATCGTCGGCATTGAGCCGGGGCGCAAGCTGATCGCTTCGGGCCGGATCGCGATGAGCCGGGGACGCAGAGTGCTGTTCAATCCGAAGTACGAACTCAGACCCCTGGGACGGGAGTAGCCGGTGACGTCATTCGAGAAGCCGACCGAAGACGCCCAGCAGGATTCACGGGCGGTGACCGAGGCCGCGCTCTTCGATGCGTTCGGCGGGGTTCGGGGCATGGTCGAGACCGTGGTGCCCGGCCTCTTCTTCGTCACCATCTTCACGATCAACAAGGACCTGCATCTGTCGGCGATCGCCGCGCTCGCGGTGTCCCTGCTGCTGGTCGTGGTCCGGCTCGTCAGGAAGGACACCGTCAAGCACGCCTTCAGCGGTGTGTTCGGTGTCGCCTTCGGTGTGGTCTTCGCGATGATGACCGGCAACGCCAAGGACTTCTATTTGCCGGGCATGCTCTACACCCTGGGCATGGCGCTCGCGTACATCATCACTACGCTCGCCGGAGTTCCCCTGATGGGCCTGATGCTCGGGCCGGTGTTCAAGGAGAACCTCTCCTGGCGCACACGCAACCCGGGCCGCAAGAAGGCGTACGCGAAGGCCAGTTGGGCCT
The Streptomyces sp. CGMCC 4.7035 DNA segment above includes these coding regions:
- a CDS encoding DUF3159 domain-containing protein, producing the protein MTSFEKPTEDAQQDSRAVTEAALFDAFGGVRGMVETVVPGLFFVTIFTINKDLHLSAIAALAVSLLLVVVRLVRKDTVKHAFSGVFGVAFGVVFAMMTGNAKDFYLPGMLYTLGMALAYIITTLAGVPLMGLMLGPVFKENLSWRTRNPGRKKAYAKASWAWGLILLAKCAILFPLYWWANTAQLGWVLVALKIPPFLLAVWLTWVFLAKAPAPIDVFAEMEAEEAAAKEREAAAERETAGRHRRES
- a CDS encoding OB-fold nucleic acid binding domain-containing protein, translated to MSAVPRSEKPVGRFRRMLDRLSSSQEDLESEELREDAETAGCTRIGDCHDRQIVTVTGTLRTVTLRPRAGVPALEAELFDGSAALDVVWLGRRSIVGIEPGRKLIASGRIAMSRGRRVLFNPKYELRPLGRE